The DNA sequence GTACTTAAGAACGTGAATGGATTGCATTCCAATGTCTTTCACATgaagaattaagaaattgattGACCATACAAAGCACAAAAGAGATATCAAGATGAGTGAAGTGGTTTAGTTTCCAACCAGTCTCCTGAATCTCTCAAGATTTGAAGGTGGCTCCCCCTGGCCTAATAGTAGTTTAGAATTGAGATATATAGTTGTGTTAATGGGTTTGGAATTTATTAGCCTCCAATCTCctctaaaatatttgttaaactTATGATTATTATTGTATTGTACAAGTTTTGTGAACTTGTTTTTTGGGTATATGTACATAGCATAAGTGATTGGGTGTTATAGGATATAACTTTTCCTTGTATTTGTCACGAAATAGGGTTTCTCTTGTTGCCCCTTTCATTTCTCAATTCATCTCCTTAAATAATACTGTTAAGGGATTTTGTGTCCTTGTACGAATGGGTTAACCTTTTCGTAACAATGGTATCAAAGCTTTGCAACGAACCCAATATCTCGAGTTCGAACCTTGGGGAGGAACCTACTCCAACAAAGAGGGAGTTCCGAATTCACCCGGCTGTCAAGTGCCAGCCTCTGAAGGAGGGGCATTTGTTAAGGGATTTTGTGTTCTTGTACGAATGGGTTAACCTTTTCGTAACAAATACATAGCATTTACCACTATTAATGATAATTGATCCTAATTCCTAATCTTTTTACAACCTAAATCAGAAATCtaaatatattcaattattataaatatgcaTATAACAGAGCAACAAATTTTTAGGAAAATAGTAATGGTGGTTCAACTGACTCATTGCCTAACACTAATGTACTCTTTCCTACTtcataaatagaaaatatacaTTAGCTAAGTATGTTAATCAATGTTTTTTAATCACATCAAATTCAAGTTGGTACTAGGAGCCATGTAGGTTGACCACCACTGTCTGTTGTCTCCATTTGTTGTTTGTTTCCGCCTCTTTATCCCCATGGGAAGGCACAAATTTTGATCTGGCTCTAAATACTATGTAGAAAGCAATGGCATGTATTCATGTTATAGAATTCCCTTTTgtgtatttacaaaattgaggAACATATATACACGACAAGCATGGGTCCAAttccatatataaaatatatctataatGTATCTAATAAATTTGATGGTGTCACTTGATCCTATGTTGTTTGCCTTATCTAATCAAACAAGgcttcttgttgttgttgttgttgtagtaTTATTTTCTCAAGATTTCCTTAGAATAATGGCATGTTTAACAAGATTATTTTGGGTATCTGCAGGGAATTTGTTCATGAAATTTATGATGGTCAACTCTTTATAAAGTTGAAAAAAGGGTTCAATTTTCCTGCCATGGATCCATGGGttggttattttatttcttttaaactaGCACCCTTATTATAGTTCTCTGACGATATGAAATGTGTACTACATTTTACTTCGATTTGTATCTGACAGTTATCCCTGTTGCCAccaattttttagttaattcaTACAACTGCTTATTTCTgtataatttctattaattatttatatccGTTATTTTGGTGCATCCAGGGAACAAGTGACCCATATGTTGTCATACAGCTGGATTCTCAGACGGCTAAAAGTGGTATCAAATGGGGGTGAGCATTTATCACATTTCTGTTTTGTTCATTTCACTTATTCAAAGGCCACCATCTCATGGTTAAGAGTCAATGTTACATTGCTTAGTTTGTGCTATTTGACTGTTTTgacttttctttaaaaaatctTTGATATTATCCCTGGAAGCATTTCCCTAAGTTTGGAGTATTTTGGATTAtcattttctttcaaatttgtATATTGGCTAAATGGGTAAAAGAATAATATGCAGGGACcagtttttttaattcataaaatccCACTGAGTGCTTGTCTTCCACTTCCTTTGCTAAAATTGAATGTCTTAACTTCAGCTGTATCTTTGTATAATGTTCTCCAGATTACTAGTACAAACCATCATTACATTGCATTCATTTATGTACAATTCATTGATGGCaggacaaaagagccaacatgGAATGAGGAGTTTACATTTAATATTAAGCAGCCTCCAAGCCAATCTTTACAGGTTAACAAGCATGATCATTCTTTCTCACATCTATTCGCACATACATATTCAATGGAAGGTACCATTGCAagattttgatattaaaatcacgtatcagagaaaaaaaataagaaaaaataaatttgtatagtTAGTCGGGTCAGCTGTCAATTAGTAGAGCAAAGACTACTAATAGAGGAAGTTTGTTAGTAGCTAGGAGGAGAATTGCATCGTTCTGCGTGGAAGGGTTTAGGTTCCTTGAAATACCTGGGATTTGTGCAATTGAGAACTGTTTGGGTGAGCAGTTCTTTAAGCTCAAGAAATATTCTTGTTTCTCTGATTATTGTTCTAAATCCAAATCTGATTGTTCGGGGAGATGTGTTTGGGCAGACGACAACGCTCGAAACATCTTTTTTGTATAGGGGGATGAGTTATGCTTGGTGAGAAGATGGAGGCAACTATAGTGGCATTAAAATGTGATGCATCAAGGTGGTTTCAGTGTTGGGAATCTTGCAACCCAAATCTGGGTTGGGAAAAATTCAAGGTGGCATTAATGGAGAGATTTCAACCTGCATTTGAGTAATCCCTTCTAGTCATTATGAGCTTTGAAGCAAGATAGTTTGGTGAAAGAATATTTTACCAAGTTAGAGAAATATGTTGGTTCTGTTCAAGGTTTGGGAGAAAACAATTGCTGGAAATCTTTATGAATGGGTTGAAAGACAATGTGAGAGCAAAATTCTGACAATCTTTcttaagaaaaagagaaaatgaaagcaAATCCTTTGCTTTTTATCATGCCATTCCGGAACATGAACCCAAAGAGCACCAAGCTTGATATGCAAATCATCCAATATCATAGACTTTTGACCTTTTGCAAGAATGAATCTTCCATGTAGATTGAATCCCCTTGTAAACATCTTCTGGGATAGTGATGGCTAAAGAATCTCCTTTCTCCCATGCTTTAGGTAGCTGGGATAGAGTTGGAGCAACCACTCCGCAAGACAAAGCTTGAAGACAAGATGTAGAGGCTTTTGGTGGGATTGAAGGCTGATCCTTGAGGATTATGGGACATTTCCAAGGATAAATGTAAGGTTCCTCCATTTCCTTGCCAAAACCAGACACCAATAGCTCAAGGACAAATATAGATGTTGAAATCTTGGAGAGAAGATGACCACAGATTCCATCTGTGTATGTCATATAGTTGAATACATACTAAATGGAAAACATAATTCtatttataacataattagATTTTTACTTTCTGTTCTACCTTCCACATATCTTCCCATCCTTATTGTGGTAATTTAACATTGCTCCATGTTTAAGTTTCCTACCTCTTGTATGTTTTTTTCTGAAGTCATTATGTCATGTTACAGATTTTATTGAGTTATAAATTAAGCAAACAACTTTCTGTGGTATATCATCTGGTTTCAAGAATGAAAAATactgaaaatatatgtttgaaAGTAAAACTATCTGGAAAAGTTCATGTCAATATTCTAAGATGTGGCAATATATCGTAGGTTGCAGCCTGGGATGCAAACCTTGTAACTCCTCACAAACGCATGGGCAATGCAGGCGTTGATCTAGAGTGGCTCTGTGATGGTGAGGACCAGAAAATCTATTGACATTTAGTTAGTGCAGTGTTGAAAGATTCTTGtgtttcttaaaattttgaaatgagtCAATTTCTTCTCTCCATTTTCTTTTGATACATGTTCATCTGTCAACAGTAGTGTATAAGTTACTTATGAATACTGTTAAACTTATGGCTGCAAAAACTCAGCAAAAATGCGTTTTTCTATAGGAGATGTGCATGAAATACTGGTCGAGTTGGAAGGAATGGGTGGTGGCGGAAAGGTTCAGATGGAGGTATGTTTCTTAAGAGTACAAATTTTATGGGGAAAAGTTATTTCGTGTATGATTTTGTAGAACAAATATTACAACTTACAACTTCATATGGCAATATATGCATTTGCATATTGCATCACTTGCATTAAACTGTTTCCTCTTTAGCTatcttgtattattttaataaatcttcataggttttaatgtaaaatttgacTTCTTGAACTTCAATCAAGACTTTTGATATAAGCTATATGCTttatgtattttgaaatatttatgtatgtGCTTAGTTTGGCATAAATTCTGTTGTGTTGTGTAAAGGAGAGGTTACATTGTAATGAATCATGATTGTGATAACTTTTGGATTTCAGGTAAAATATAAAAGCTATGATGAAATTGATGAAGAGAAAAGGTGGTGGAAGATACCTTTTGTTTTAGACTTTTTAAAGATAAAGGGTTTTGATTCTGCATTCAGAAAGGTTATTGGTTCTGATACAGTACAGGCCCGCCAATTTGTGGAATATGCATTTGGGCAGTTAAAGTCTTTTAACAATTCATATCTTCTGAAGGGCCAGAAGTCGGATATTAATAATGATGAGAACGACAGTGAAGCTACAGGGGAACTGACTGAATCTGCTTCTATAGTCAATATTCCTTCCATCGAAGGTGGTAGTTTGGAAGGCTCCAATGAGGCTAGCAGGGAACAGAGGAACTCAAAGGAATTTGTCAAACATGACAATGATACTGAAAATGGACATGTTTCTGAATTGCCAACAAAAGTTAGTGAGGAagaattatcaaataaaattttttggAGGAATTTTGCTAATGTTGTTAATTCTAGCATAGCTCAAAAGTTAGGTATCTCTGTTTCAGAGAAATTTAAGTGGGATGGATTGgagtttttaaacaaaattggctCACAATCGCAAAATATTGCAGAAAGTGTTTATGTCCAATCTGGTCTTGCAATGCCTGGCAGCACAGATGATACGAATGATAAAACAAGTGGCCAACCTGCCATTACCGTGTTTCAGTCTTCACTTCCAGAGGTTAAAAAAGCAACACAAAATTTGATGAGGCAGACTGAGTCAATTTTAGGAGGTTTGATGCTTTTGACTGCAACAGTATccaaaataaaagatgaaggGGGTTCATCAGAAGAGAAGAAAGTGAAAGAAGATTATACCAAAGCAGGAGACAAGGACATGCAATATTCCAGTAGTCAGAAGTTTCCCAGCTCACAGAGTGGAATAGTGCTGGATGATGAAATAACTGAAGAGATGAAAGAACTTTTTTCTACTGCCGAAAGTGCCATGGAGGCTTGGGCAATGCTAGCCACTTCACTGGGCCAACCTAGTTTTATTAAGTCAGAGTTTGAAAAATTATGCTTCTTGGATAATGCATCCACAGACACACAGGTGTTTTGTTTATAACCTCTTCAATAAGTCCATTTCTCTGTTTTCTGTGAATTTTCAATAGGCAATGCATGTTTGTGATATATTGCCAATGTCTTATTCTATGTGCTGCTTTCTATTTTCTAATCTTTAGAACTTTCAGGTTGCAATTTGGCGTGATTCTGCACGAAGAAGGCTGGTGGTTGCTTTTAGGGGAACAGAACAGGTAGTTTATATTCTTGTTCTTTAAGGTGGTTTATAGCACCTAGACAGTTAAAgatgcatatatttttttatttttcagtctCAATGGAAGGACTTAAGAACTGATCTAATGCTTGTGCCAGCCGGGTAAGATTATTTTCCATCCTAGTTGTGTGACTCTTTTAGTGGTTTGGTTTAGTTTTCAGCCATGTAGGCATTGCTTTCCGATCATTATATCTAACTAGTATCTCAttgttttatagttttaatcTTGTGAGTAATTGTATTTGTATGTATTTGATAAATGCAATCATATGGTACTGCTTGATTTTTTGTGATGTTGTTTGAGATCCCAAATTGGATAGAGATATGGTCAAATTTTACAAACCTCACCTTAAAAACtagttttgtgaggttgagtgttAATGAGTGGTCTATCCGATAGCGGGTGAAATGATATGtctaacaaacacaaatttcacTAGTATAGGTTCTAAcctgactctgataccatgttaagaagtgaacttcAAGTCTAATTCAATTCCACAAAACCGACTTgcaaggtgaggtttgcacccattTATATACTCTAAACTGGTCTTATCACTAGTCAATATGGAACTTCTAACACCCCCCTCACaccgaggtatatacatctcgtgtGTGAGATTAGATATTAAAAAGTGGTCCGATattgagttaagtttaaagTCTACTTCTTAAGATGATTTTAGAGtttattatagtatataagtgggtgcaaacatcattttacaagttgatttttgtgaagttgagttaggcttaaagttaactttttaatagatatatttgattattttgaaacaaaatatttagcaaaaaaaaaaaatgataatagataaattaaaaatgagtagGAAAGTTAGTGAAAAGCTATAGATGCATGTTTTGGGGAATGAAGGCAGCAAGATAATTTTAGTTCATTGAGAAAGTACTCCATTATTGTTTCTATTGATGGTATTGACTATTATTACTTCAAAATGTATTAGAAATGTCAGTTTTTCAAGTTATACCATCTAAGGTGCACAAACCATATTATGTCCTTTCATGACTAACTTTTCCATGACTTTCACAGGCTAAATCCTGAAAGGATTGGTGGAGATTTCAAGCAAGAGATTCAAGTATGTTAATTGTTGTAAGGTTTATGGTCAGACATGTTTGGTAGGTTTTTTGAAGGCTTTAAGAACATATTATTCGTTTGTTGTTGATGGTGCTATGGTTTTTGTAGGTTCACAGTGGTTTCCTAAGTGCATATGATTCAGTAAGGACCAGGATCATTTCTCTTATTCGGCTTGCAATTGGTTATGTGTAAGTCTTGTGAAGAAATTTTGTCGTACTGAGCACACTGCCTTGTAATTCTGCTGTATTTCTTATAGTACTTTGACAATCCCTTTGCTTTCCAACGTGAAGCTTTTATAGTTGACTAAATAAGTGCTTATATAAGTTAAGTGACGAATGAATTACTTATTGTCTTGAACGATCTATCCCAAAAGCTTAAGGTTGGGGTGTAGGTACAACTTGAACAagcaaaaatataattttattcataactATGTGATGGGTTCTATTTGGAGGTTATGATTTAGGTGTGACAGTTGTTGTGTTCTTGATAAGTCCTAGGGCTGGGCAAAAATAACTGCACTGTACTGAACTACCAcaaactgcactgaactaaaaaacagttcgtatgaactgcactgaactgaaaaacagttcagacgaactgaactgaactgttttttctgaaaaataaactggactgaactgcactgtactgaactgcactgcactataatatgaactgtactgaactgttataaactgaactgttttatgaactgcactatatcagaactgaactgcactattttttaactgaactgcactattttttaactgaactgcacAATTTTttactgaactgcactattcttgaattgaactgcactaatttttaacttaactacactatttttgaaccgtttttgaatcgaattgcactgattttgaataaacttcactatttttgaaccgaattgtactatttttgaaccgaattgcattgattttaaactgaattgcattatttttgaactgaattgcactgtttttgaactgaattacattattttgaaccgaattgcactaattatatatgattgtaatacgcaataataatataaagtttataatttgaaagtgcttaggaaataatacttgaaataagcctcatacttcaatacaccaaaatcaaaatatttatacatcttAATACATAGGTTCTCTAGTAGGTTCTCCcataaacaacatcaaaatgTTAATACATCTTAATACATTTTCAATCATCTAAATTAATTGCACTTGAAGGTCCCACTTCGTCTTGAGAAGTTATatctacacaaaaaaaaaatatatattttaggctTTCATATAAAGTATcaactaaaaagtatataaagtttTGATATAAACTCACCttgctcaaattcatcaagctctTTAGGATCCTCATTGAAAAGTATAGAGAAAGGTGTTCCTCTTAACCAATCTTGTGTGCAAACAAGTACTTCCACTATTTTAGGCGTTAGGCAACTACGATAAGGATTAACCACCCTTCCTCCTGTACTGAATGCACACTCTGATGCTACGGTAGAGATGGGAATGGCTAACACCTCTCGAGCCATGTTTGCAAGGATAGGAAATCTAGTTGAGTTGACCTTCCACCAATGCAAAACATCAAGCTCAACTGACTTTGTATAAGGTTCAGGATCCTCtctcaaatatttatcaagcTCTGATATATAATCAAATCTACGTCCTGTAGCTCTTAGGTAGAAGCTCATTCCATGaggatcatcatcttcatcatctagTTGGGATTCTTGTTGGCTACTTTGAGAACCCTCCTCAACCCCTTGATATTGATCATAAAGTGTTTTTaaagatgacaataattttgatttcaatcCACTGGCCATGCTAGGTTCAAATATATAGTCAATGAAGTAATTAACAAAATCCAACTTACTCCTTGGGTCAAGCACAACAGCAAtcaataataagatattaattccATTGGGATTTCCCCAATATTTGTCATACTTACCCTTCATCCTCATTGCCATCAATCTTATGCTCACATCAGTACTCTCAGAATATTGTCGAATCTTTTTACCAATTCCAAACACTTCCTTCATATACATATGACTAGTGACATAAGAAGAACCAGAAATCCGCATGGTAGAGTCATAAAACATCTTTAAGAATGGTAGAACAGACCTCGCATATTCCCAATCCTCTTCTAGTGGCACACCACTACTTTTGGCCATTTCAGCACCAAATTTCTTATCTTGCATATCTAGCAAGACAAAGGCATCTTTGTACTTCAAGCTTGCCTCTAACATTAGATAAGTTGAATTCCATCTGGTTTCAACATCAAGGCAGACAAGACCTCTATAAGAAATTCCCTCTTGTTCAACACAGGCCTTGAATCTAGCAAATCGAGCTGGAGAAGATTTGACATATTTAACTGCACTTcgaatttttgaaattgaatcttttatctcttttaaccCATCCTTCACAATCAAACTTAATATATGTGCGCAACAACGCATATGAACATATTCTCCCTTTAAGACAAGACAATTCCATGATAACATCCTTCTTTTGAGGTATTGGACCCCAACATCATTTGCTGTAGCATTATCCACAGTGACACTAAGGACTCGCTTCAACTCCCAGTTATTCAAACAAGCCTCAACATGTTTAGCAATGAGCTCCCCTGAATGACCTGttgtttgagaaaaattcaaaattttcttatgaaGCTTCCAATCTTCATCAATAAAGTGAGCTGTTAAACTCATGTAGTTTAGGTTTTGGATTGAAGTCCATGTGTCTGTAGTTAAGCAAACCCTCCCACACTGCTTTGATAGAAAAATTTTTAACTTTGCTTTTTCCTCTTCATAGAGTTCCCACATTTCACGCCTCAATGTAGTGCGGGATGGGACCTCAAACCGTGGTTGCAAGGATCGTACAAAGTCACGGAAGTCTTCATCTTCCACAAATCGAAAAGGAAGCTCGGACTTCACAAACATCTTCACCAACTTCATTCGAGATGCATTTTGGTCAAACTTAGAAATTGTTGGTGAAGGGCCAACACTAGCCCCTTCTGTAGTTGATGAtgacatttttttccttttgaatgCTTCTCTATTTGGATTTTCCTTGCATCTTATCAAATGATTCCTCATCCCACTTGTTCCagccaaatatttaatcaaatcacCACAGTAATTGCACTTAGCCTTCTTCTCAGAATAAGGGTCTTGTTTGGTAAAATGCTCCCACACATCTGATCG is a window from the Vigna unguiculata cultivar IT97K-499-35 chromosome 7, ASM411807v1, whole genome shotgun sequence genome containing:
- the LOC114192451 gene encoding uncharacterized protein LOC114192451 isoform X2 translates to MSSVQFRYALSPLCPTLPLPRGPIFSRTFPRRFHGKLRVFSTARRRRVPSICCSSKTGSELQRLAVPEDDDRPPFDINLAVILAGFAFEAYTTPPENMGRREVDAAGCKTVYLSEEFVHEIYDGQLFIKLKKGFNFPAMDPWGTSDPYVVIQLDSQTAKSGIKWGTKEPTWNEEFTFNIKQPPSQSLQVAAWDANLVTPHKRMGNAGVDLEWLCDGDVHEILVELEGMGGGGKVQMEVKYKSYDEIDEEKRWWKIPFVLDFLKIKGFDSAFRKVIGSDTVQARQFVEYAFGQLKSFNNSYLLKGQKSDINNDENDSEATGELTESASIVNIPSIEGGSLEGSNEASREQRNSKEFVKHDNDTENGHVSELPTKVSEEELSNKIFWRNFANVVNSSIAQKLGISVSEKFKWDGLEFLNKIGSQSQNIAESVYVQSGLAMPGSTDDTNDKTSGQPAITVFQSSLPEVKKATQNLMRQTESILGGLMLLTATVSKIKDEGGSSEEKKVKEDYTKAGDKDMQYSSSQKFPSSQSGIVLDDEITEEMKELFSTAESAMEAWAMLATSLGQPSFIKSEFEKLCFLDNASTDTQVAIWRDSARRRLVVAFRGTEQSQWKDLRTDLMLVPAGLNPERIGGDFKQEIQVHSGFLSAYDSVRTRIISLIRLAIGYVDEHSKSPHKWHVYVTGHSLGGALATLLALELSSNQLAKELKIAGEL
- the LOC114192451 gene encoding uncharacterized protein LOC114192451 isoform X3; amino-acid sequence: MSSVQFRYALSPLCPTLPLPRGPIFSRTFPRRFHGKLRVFSTARRRRVPSICCSSKTGSELQRLAVPEDDDRPPFDINLAVILAGFAFEAYTTPPENMGRREVDAAGCKTVYLSEEFVHEIYDGQLFIKLKKGFNFPAMDPWGTSDPYVVIQLDSQTAKSGIKWGTKEPTWNEEFTFNIKQPPSQSLQVAAWDANLVTPHKRMGNAGVDLEWLCDGDVHEILVELEGMGGGGKVQMEVKYKSYDEIDEEKRWWKIPFVLDFLKIKGFDSAFRKVIGSDTVQARQFVEYAFGQLKSFNNSYLLKGQKSDINNDENDSEATGELTESASIVNIPSIEGGSLEGSNEASREQRNSKEFVKHDNDTENGHVSELPTKVSEEELSNKIFWRNFANVVNSSIAQKLGISVSEKFKWDGLEFLNKIGSQSQNIAESVYVQSGLAMPGSTDDTNDKTSGQPAITVFQSSLPEVKKATQNLMRQTESILGGLMLLTATVSKIKDEGGSSEEKKVKEDYTKAGDKDMQYSSSQKFPSSQSGIVLDDEITEEMKELFSTAESAMEAWAMLATSLGQPSFIKSEFEKLCFLDNASTDTQVAIWRDSARRRLVVAFRGTEQSQWKDLRTDLMLVPAGLNPERIGGDFKQEIQVHSGFLSAYDSVRTRIISLIRLAIGYVDEHSKSPHKWHVYVTGHSLGGALATLLALELSSNQLAKNLIESF
- the LOC114192451 gene encoding uncharacterized protein LOC114192451 isoform X1, which produces MSSVQFRYALSPLCPTLPLPRGPIFSRTFPRRFHGKLRVFSTARRRRVPSICCSSKTGSELQRLAVPEDDDRPPFDINLAVILAGFAFEAYTTPPENMGRREVDAAGCKTVYLSEEFVHEIYDGQLFIKLKKGFNFPAMDPWGTSDPYVVIQLDSQTAKSGIKWGTKEPTWNEEFTFNIKQPPSQSLQVAAWDANLVTPHKRMGNAGVDLEWLCDGDVHEILVELEGMGGGGKVQMEVKYKSYDEIDEEKRWWKIPFVLDFLKIKGFDSAFRKVIGSDTVQARQFVEYAFGQLKSFNNSYLLKGQKSDINNDENDSEATGELTESASIVNIPSIEGGSLEGSNEASREQRNSKEFVKHDNDTENGHVSELPTKVSEEELSNKIFWRNFANVVNSSIAQKLGISVSEKFKWDGLEFLNKIGSQSQNIAESVYVQSGLAMPGSTDDTNDKTSGQPAITVFQSSLPEVKKATQNLMRQTESILGGLMLLTATVSKIKDEGGSSEEKKVKEDYTKAGDKDMQYSSSQKFPSSQSGIVLDDEITEEMKELFSTAESAMEAWAMLATSLGQPSFIKSEFEKLCFLDNASTDTQVAIWRDSARRRLVVAFRGTEQSQWKDLRTDLMLVPAGLNPERIGGDFKQEIQVHSGFLSAYDSVRTRIISLIRLAIGYVDEHSKSPHKWHVYVTGHSLGGALATLLALELSSNQLAKQGAISITMYNFGSPRVGNRRFAEVYNERVKDSWRVVNHRDIIPTVPRLMGYCHVERPVFLAAGVLGNALENKDILGDGYEGDVLGESTPDVIVSEFLKGEKELIEKLLQTEINIFRSIRDGSALMQHMEDFYYITLLENVRSNYQAVPRSEQDQNYSL